Sequence from the Thalassoglobus sp. JC818 genome:
CTCTTCTCAGTACGTTGGCTTGTTCTGTTCGTTCCGGCGGGTCGGACGGGCAGTGTGAGGCCGCTGTCTTATTGAGCGATGACTCGAAAGTGGCCCGGCACACGGCTCAAGCGGATTTCTTCGCCGCAGTTTCCTTGGATTCAACGAGAGGTGTTGTTCGGGCAGCTTCGCGGGCACGACCCATGCGGCCAGCACGTTGTTGTTCAATCGCTGACAGCAGCGTGATCAATTCAATCGGGAAGATGCCCTGTAATTCCGTTTCGAAGTGTTCGCGGACAACTTTGAGTGATTTGTGCTCCCGGTAGAGCATTCGCTGAGCATGTCGAATGACGCGGATGGACTCATCCGGGATTCCGGCTCGTTTCATGCCGATCAGATTGACAGTCTTAATCTCTGGGTTGTCACTTCCTGCTGCCAGCATGAACGGAGGAACATCGGTCGGAACTCGACAGCCTCCGCTGACGAAGGCGAGTGTTCCAATCGTCGCGAAGTGATGAACAACCGAATTGCCTGAGACAATTGCCCGGTCGTGAACATGAACGTGTCCGCCGAGGAGCACTCCATTCACGAGCATCGCGTGATCATAAATTCGACAGTTGTGCGCAACGTGAGAGTTCGACATCAACAGGTTGTGGTTGCCGATGCGGGTAACGCCATCTTCTTTCTCTGCACCGCGATTCACAGTAACGCCTTCGCGCAGCTGATTGTGATTTCCGATGACGACTTCAGTCGGGGCATTCCCGCGATAGCTGTAATCTTGCGGTTCAGCGCCGATGACGCAGTTTTGCCAGAAGCGGTTGTCACTCCCGACCGTGGTTTTTCCGGTCAACGTGACGTGACTCTCGAGAACGGTTCGATCACCAATCGAAACATCCGGTCCCACGAAGCAGAATGGACCGATCTGAACGTCCTGCCCGATTTGTGCTTTCGGGTCGACATGAGCGAGATGAGAGATCTGTGTAGACATTGTCAACGTCCTGTTTGTGGGTGAGCGATCGTCATCCGGCAGCGTTCATTGGGGTGAAAGGAGCGGGTCGATTCTGGGGGTGTGGGAAAGTCGATTGTTGAGGGTTGAGCGCGAGAGCCTGTTTTCGAATGGCTCGAATCATCGCGTGGTTCAGTCGATGACCTGAGCGGGTTGCCACAAACCGACCGGCGAGATCGCATCCCAACAGAGCAAAATCGCCAATGCAGTCGAGAATTTTGTGGCGGGCGCACTCGTTCTCGAATCGCAGCGAATTCTCAACGATGCCGTCCTCTCCGAAAACGAGCACATTTTGCGGAGTTGATCGTTTGCCGATGCCTTGTTTCTGGAGTTCGCGAACTTCCGATTCCAGAACAAACGTGCGGCAACTGGCGATCTCCTGAATGAAGACCTCCGGAGTCAGCACAAAACTGTCTGACTGCTGTGAAATCGGACCGTCACCGTAGTCCAGCAGGAAACCGATTTCGTATTCACGCTGGCGAGGCGGTTGAGCGCCGATTCCGACAAAGTCGTCTTCGACAACCACGAGCGTCTCGGTCAGCTCGACGCAGGCACGCGAGACGTCCTGTTCGACGATGTCCGCAGACAGAAGTGCTTCGACAAATGCCTGACTCGATCCGTCACACGCAGGGGGTTCGGGTGCGTCGATGCGAACGAGGCAATTGTCGATTTGCAGCCCCGCCAGGGCTGCCATGACGTGCTCAATCACTTGCACAGATCCGCCGGGGGACTGAATCATTGTGCATCGGGATTGAGGAACGACAAACTCAATCAGAGCGGGAATCGTCGCTGCTGAGGTGAGGTCTGTTCGTTCGAAAACGATTCCAACATCCGGGTCAGCTGGACAAAATTCCAGCGAAACGTCGATCCCTCCGAATAAACCATATCCGGAAACCTTCGCAGTGCGTGCGATCGTTCGTTGTCGTCGAGGGGGAGTGGCAAGCACGAATTGATCCTTGGACCGGACAGGAGCATGCAAAAGCGGATCTCAAACTGTTTCTGACATGATTTGGGCTTTCTTCCGAAATCGCTGATCGGCGACTGAGAGTCAGAGGCACCCGATGTCAGAACTCATTTTGTGATCCCGGCAACTGTCAACCGGAGAGTTTTCAAACATCCATCGATTCAACGACAGTTTCGGAGCAGCACTTAGCGAGTGGTCTGACTCGCTGGTGCGCTGGCGTTCTGCTGCTTTTCCCAACGATCATTCAGATAGTTGAGGACCGGATCGGTCAGGTCATCTCGATTCTGATGATAGAGGACCTGGCGGTTCATGCCCTCGATCACTTCTTGAGGATTTTCTGCGGCGTCGACCACAGAACGGTTAAATCGGATGATGAGTGTGTACTTGTAGTACTTTGAGTAGCGTTCAACAGCGTCGGCGACTTCAAGGTAGATGCCCTTGTAGACTTCCGTTTCCTTCTTCATCAGCTCACGCTGTTTTTGCAGTTGAGCTTTCTTGAGATCCGCCTGAGCGGTCAAGAATTCACTCTCAAGCGTTTCGTACTCCGCACTTGTCGGAGCAAGTTCTTTCATCTTGGCCTGGATCGCCTGGATGTTTTCGATCTTGGGAGCCAGAAGTTCATCGCTGCGGCGAACTTCTTCCTGCAGGCGTTCGGTCAGATAGACGAACTTTTTGTATTCTTTGAAGACGTGGGCCATATCGATCAGCCCGATCTGGTAGCCATCATCTGCATGAAGGGGACCAGCGAATAGGAAGAGAAAGCAGCCTGTCAGCAAGCATGACAGGGGGCGTGTCAACGAATTCCACAGACGGAGCCTCAGCATGGCGAATGCACTCCTTTGCAATGCCAGTCCAGTTCATCCAGAGATCTTCAGACCTCTGGGAAATTGACATCCATCATTCCGGCGATGATCTGTCAATTCAGCATGCATTGTCTTGACTGACGCAAACTGGTCAAGACGAGTTCAATCGTCGCCGGTCGGAATCTTCCAAAATTGCCGATCCCGAAAAGCAGAAATCCCCGCCTGTCAACGACAGGCGAGGATTTCGCTCGTAACCGAACTGTCAGAAATTAGACAGATTCTGGGGGTGGTGCAGGAGCGTCGCCATCAGCTGGTGCAACTGGGACGTCTGATCCACCGGCAGGAGTCGCTGGTGCTGCTGGAACTGTGCATGGGCTTGATCCACATGGGCTTCCGTAGGAAGTTCCACAAGGAGCAGTACCGCATGGGCTTGTTCCGCAAGGAGCTGTTCCACATGGGCTGCTGTAGGAAGTTGCGCATGGAGTGCTGCAAGGAGTTTCACAGCTTTTGGTGCGACGAACTCGCTGTGGTGCGCACTGAGTGCGAGCTGCACGACGTGAAACGCGGCAGGTGCGAGTACGAACACGACCGCATGAAGCGCTGCTGTAAGATGCAGTTGCGGTTCCACAGGCACCGGTGGCGCACTGAGCGGATGCGGAATCCGCTGAAGCAGCGACGACGAACGCTGCAACAGCCATCAAGCTTAGAATGTTTCGTGTCATCAGAAATTGCTCCGTCTCAAAAGGTAGTCTCGGGGGAAATCACATGACTCACTGCCCGGTCCCGAACACTCACTCCCGGCAGTGAAGCGTGATGAAATCGAATCCTTTCGAGTGGCAAACATTGCCGGTCACGCGAATTTTCTCGATTAGGTAGTTTAGGTGGGCGAGATTGTCAAACGTGTGACACTGGTAAATCTGAAGGGGGACCAGAAAAACTGAGTCCTGACAGCGAGGCCCGGAGCATGTGTTCAGTAGTCGGTGAGGTGGGGTTATGCGGGCGTGTTGTCACTGAAAAACATTGAATTGACCGCTTTGTAGAAATTGAGCCGGTCGTGCGAATTGTTTCGGTGTCATATTTCCCCCAACTGGAGCAATCGGAAGGACGGTTTGTAACGCAGAATGCAATTCCACCGTCCGTCTGAACCGTAGTGTTGAATCCGACTGAAGTTGATGACCCGTCCACGCCGACAATGTACATCAGGTGGTTAAGTAGTTTCGGTTCGGGAGCGCCTTTCCGAACGATTGCACGACGCATATCAGCCGAAATCAACTGATCACTTATAGGGGGGAGTTCACAGTTCAGTGTGATCTCGAGAGTTGCGTGAACAAGATGTTCACAACGCTCTTTTCTGATCATCACGCGACTGGGGCTCAATGGGGGATTTCTTCACTTGTGAGTCGTTAGGCGGAAGCATTGCGCTTTCACCTTTTGGACTTCCTCTCCACTGGTAGATCACCAGAGCTGCAAGGGGTTCGTGGCATCGTCTGCTACGGGCACAGCTTTGAAGTGATTTGCATGACAATAACCTGAGACGACCCCGAAAACGACGCTGGTTTATGCCATGGACCCACGGGCTAGGAGAGCCGGCCGCGTGTCGAACGAGGGGTGAAGATCTGGAACAGCATCCGCTGTTCGGACCCAGACAGATTGTGATTGGAGAGCCCGCAATGAGGACGATCTTCACTACCGGTCAAGTCGCCAAAATCTGCAAGGTCGCACCACGTACAGTAAGTAAGTGGTTCGACTCAGGCCGACTCCGAGGATACCGGATTCCCGGTTCCCAGGATCGCCGGATTCCCCGCGAGCACTTGATTCGGTTCCTGAAAGAACACGGAATGCCACTCGGTGAACTGGAAGACGAAGCAATGGGCAAGCTTTTGCTCGTTGGCGTCGACAGCACAATGCGTGGCGGATTGGAAGGAGTCCTTCCGATCGAAGACTTTAAAGTTGAACTCGCAGCAAGTGGATTCGAAGCCGGCATTCAAGCCGAATCGTTGCATCCCGACTGCGTCGTGATTGACTTTGCGATGGGGCGGAATGAAGCCTTGATGATCGCTCAGAATCTGCGAAAGAACGGTGACTACACTGATACTGTGCTGATTGCACTGCTCAGTGATGACGACACCGCCAGCGGATTCGATCGGACGATCTTCAACGAGACCTTCCGCAAGCCGTTCGACGCAGCTCTGCTCGCTGAACGCATCCGTACTTTGGTCAGCCGTCGCAAGACGCTTGCTTAAGCTAACTGCCTTGTAAACGAGGCGGTTCTTGCGATGTGTCGAGCATATCGCTGACCCGTAGTCATGGATGACACATGTTCCGTTGACAACGACCAGACGACGTAACAGCTTTGAGACGCGAAGAACTGCGGACGATCAGGCCCTGTTCAAGAGACGAGTTCTCTGAATTCGTGGGTCCACCATCGCAGAGCATTGGGGAGTTCTGCTAGCGTGTTGAGAGTTCACGTTCGTGTCAGGCGAAGATCTGATTCAGTCTTTCGCTCAACGTTGTTACTTCTAAAGTTGTGAGATACGCGCACATGAAGTGAAGGGAATCCCGGACTCGTTATGAGCGGCTCGACCAACATTGACGAAGCGACTTTTCTTGGAAAGGTCGCTTCGTTTTTTCGTTCTCAATGGTTTTCGTGGTGGGCTGGGCTGTTTGCCACACTGTTTGTGATTGGAACGATCGACCCGGCTCAGGAACTTCCGTTCCCTGCCAGTGGCCCCGGTTTGACATTCGATGAAGGCTTCAACATCGAAGTCGGAGTCACTCTCGCTCGGGGATATCAGAACATTGACTGGTCCAACTTCAGCCTCGACAAGCTGAGAGAGATTTACGCGGACCCGTCGTACAATCCCGATCATCCTCCGTTGGGGCGGATTGCCCTCGGATTCTCGCACGAGCTGTGTCAGAAGATTTGGCCAATTGCCGGTCCGTGCGGATATGTCGTCAGCTACACGCGGATTGCATCAGCGATTGAATTTGGGCTGCTGGTCTTTTTCCTGATTCGATACTCGGCGAGCTGGTTTGGTCGCGACGTTGGTGCTTTCGTCGGAATTTCTGTGCTGTGCATGCCTCGCGTTTTTGGTCATGCACATTTGGCTTCTCTCGAATCTTGTACGAATCTGACCTGGGTGTTGTTTCTTCTGGTGCTTGCAGATCGATGGGGACGTCAGACGACTCCTCGGGCGAGATCAGGAGTCATTCCCGGTTTCTTTCTGGGCTTGGTCTTTCTGACGAAAATCCAGGCAATCTTTCTGCCTCCCGTCGTGATCGTGTGGGCACTCTGGAATTGGAAGCTCCGGTCGATCCTGCCGATGCTCGTTCTGTTTCTGACAGCCGCGTTTGTTTTCTACGCTGGCTGGCCATGGTTATGGATCGATCCTGCGGAAAACTTGAAGGAGTACTTCGCGAGCGCGACGGAACGCGCGAGCTTGAACTGCTTCTACTGGGGCGAAAAGTTTGCTGATCGTGAAGTCCCGTGGCATTATCCAGCAGTGATGTTTCTGGTCACGATGCCAGTTGCATTTCTTGCAGCCGGTTGGATCGGGATGACGAATCGCACCGGTGATGAAAACTCATCGCATGCAATTTTCGACCCGCGAGGAATGCTCTTCTTCGGGGCCTGGCTTCTGCCCCTGCTGGCATTGAGTCTGCCAGGGGTGACTGTCTACGACGGAGTTCGACTGTTTCTGGTCTCGTTCCCGACCTTTGCACTCTTCATCGGTTTGGGAGCGAATCGTTCGCTGACGTCGATTTACCGACGCTACGGGAAGCGTGTCGTACTGCCAGTCCTTTTCGTCGGTTTGGCGGGACCGATTGTCGGAATGGTGACTCTGCATCCTTGCCAGCTCAGTTATTACAACGTCTTGACTGCAGGGCTTTGGAAGGCGGAAGTATGGGGATTCGAAGCGACGTATTGGGGCGACAGCGTGACTCCGGGACTGCTCGCGGAAGCTTCGGAGAAGATTCCGGAGAATGCGACTCTTGAAATGGCACCTGTGCTGCACCCGCTTCAACTCGAATTCATGCGATGCGGTTCCTGGATGAAGCACAGGCCGGACATTCAATTATCAGCCTATGATGATGCTCGCGAGTCCCTTTCGCCATACGTGCTCACGATTCATCGCCGAGCTGATCCTTGGGCTTCGCTACTCCCCCCGCCGGAAGGAACGGAAGTTCTGGCTTCTATTCGACGGCAAGGTGTTGTGCTCGCAGAAGTCTTAAAGCTTCCGGAAGAAGCGGCACCTTCGGATGTCAACGAACCCTGATGCTACGCTCATTAAGGGTTATCAAATCGGCGGGATTGACGGGTTGCGCAACTGACGACAAGAATTAAGTACCCAGTTCGTTGATGTGAACCGAGAAACCAAGCGTCGAACAAAGCTGCAAGTCAGCGAGGAAGAATGATGTCTGAAGAAAATTCCGATACCGAATCGGAAGTTGTCGCTGGGCAAAAGAAAAATCCGAATCTTGTGCCAGCCATCATGGTGATTTGCGCAACCGTCGTCATCGTTGGAGCGATCAGCGGGGTCGTCACCGTTTCTCAAGAGGGCGAGATTTCGATCTCCACGGCGGTCATCTTTGGACTCGCTGTGATCGGGGGCATCGTCATGACGATCAGTGGTGCGTACCTGGGGTACCTCAATATTCGCGATGACTGGTCATGATTCTGATTGTTGTCGTGCGAACTGAACGCAATAGATCTGCGGAAGTGTGTTCGAGACCGTTGACCACGAATCGCCACCATCTTCGGTCACCCACAGCCCACCGGTTGACGATCCCATGACGAGTCGATTGCCGGAGGAATCGATATCGAGACCGTGCCTGAAAACGATGTCGTAACAGTGATTCTGTGGAAGTCCTTCACGAAGGACTTCGAATGTTTCTCCAAAGTCTCGAGTCCGGGTGACCACCAGTTGGCTGTCGACAGGAACTCGACACTCGTCTTTCACTCCCGGAACAAACCAGGCTGTGTTTCCATCTTGTGGATGCACACAGACGGCGAAACCGAATGAGGAGGGCGGGACATTCTCCATCTCGGACCAGTTTTTTGCTCCATTGTCTGACCGGAAGATTCCGTTGTGATGCTGAATCCACATTTTGTCGGGATCAGACAAACACTGGCTGAGTCGATGGGCATCCTGAATGTTCAAGCTGTTCTGCAGATTCGGAGGCATGTACTCCGCTCGAAGCCCTTCTCCAATGAGATCCCAGGTTTCGCCAGCGTCGTAAGTTTCCCAAACTCCTCCGCAGGAAATTCCAATCGTGACGTGCTGGCTGTCACGCGGATCGACGCAAATGGAATGGATTCCAGGACGATCCTTGCCTCCACCAAACCAGCCCATTCGCTCTTCACGATTCCAAAGTGACTCGACGAGTTCCCACGTGTCTCCATGATCTTTCGACAGAAACAGCCCTCCAGGAATGGTGCCTGCCCAGAGCCATCCAGGTTGATTGGGTCCACCCGGCTCGAGGGCCCAGATTTCGTCGAGCGATGCTGGCTTCGTTTTCGTTTCCCCGGTCTCTTCATCCTGGCTCGCTGCGTAAACCGCCCCTTCGGGATAGACGGGAACAGCGACTTCGGTCCATGTCGCTCCGTTGTCCTGCGAGCGGTGCAGCTTCACACCGAAGTGACCGAGCGTCAGCGATGCGTACAGCGTTCCATCACGCGGATCGTCGAGAAGCATCGTGACAGGGTCGCCAAGAAAGTCGACTTTCTTGATGGACCATTCCCGATCACCACGTTCAATATGAAACAAACCCTTGCGAGTTCCAGCAAATAAACGGTCGCTCATGACCTGCCCTCGTGGTGCGTTCCGGGAAAACAGCTGCAACTCCGCTTGATATCCGTAAACGAACTATCCGCCGGAGAGTGCTTGCATCACAAAGATCTCGCTGTCTGATTTGACTGGATCAGAAAGACGTTGCCGATCGCGCACAGCCGCGTCATCAATGAAGACGACAACGTGTTGGCGAAGTGCACCCTGATCATCGAGCACATATCCGCGCAGCTGCGGGTTGTGCTCGAAAATCTGATGAAACGCTTCCCCTAAAGTCTCTCCCGTGACATTTTCCGGGGGACACTTGAGATGTCGTTTGAGATGTGGGGTGAAGGAAACGATCGGCATGACCAGTTGAAACCTGGACAGAAAGACCTGCCATCGAAAACTCTGTAGCGATATTCTGCTCGCGAGAGATCAATACTGCAAGTGTCTCACAGGCGGTCAACAATGGGAGGTCGTGGAGGCGATCAGGCGAGTCGTCCGCCGTATTGCTCGGTGTAATATTTCAGATATT
This genomic interval carries:
- the lpxA gene encoding acyl-ACP--UDP-N-acetylglucosamine O-acyltransferase, with protein sequence MSTQISHLAHVDPKAQIGQDVQIGPFCFVGPDVSIGDRTVLESHVTLTGKTTVGSDNRFWQNCVIGAEPQDYSYRGNAPTEVVIGNHNQLREGVTVNRGAEKEDGVTRIGNHNLLMSNSHVAHNCRIYDHAMLVNGVLLGGHVHVHDRAIVSGNSVVHHFATIGTLAFVSGGCRVPTDVPPFMLAAGSDNPEIKTVNLIGMKRAGIPDESIRVIRHAQRMLYREHKSLKVVREHFETELQGIFPIELITLLSAIEQQRAGRMGRAREAARTTPLVESKETAAKKSA
- the lpxC gene encoding UDP-3-O-acyl-N-acetylglucosamine deacetylase, which codes for MLATPPRRQRTIARTAKVSGYGLFGGIDVSLEFCPADPDVGIVFERTDLTSAATIPALIEFVVPQSRCTMIQSPGGSVQVIEHVMAALAGLQIDNCLVRIDAPEPPACDGSSQAFVEALLSADIVEQDVSRACVELTETLVVVEDDFVGIGAQPPRQREYEIGFLLDYGDGPISQQSDSFVLTPEVFIQEIASCRTFVLESEVRELQKQGIGKRSTPQNVLVFGEDGIVENSLRFENECARHKILDCIGDFALLGCDLAGRFVATRSGHRLNHAMIRAIRKQALALNPQQSTFPHPQNRPAPFTPMNAAG
- a CDS encoding OmpH family outer membrane protein; translation: MLRLRLWNSLTRPLSCLLTGCFLFLFAGPLHADDGYQIGLIDMAHVFKEYKKFVYLTERLQEEVRRSDELLAPKIENIQAIQAKMKELAPTSAEYETLESEFLTAQADLKKAQLQKQRELMKKETEVYKGIYLEVADAVERYSKYYKYTLIIRFNRSVVDAAENPQEVIEGMNRQVLYHQNRDDLTDPVLNYLNDRWEKQQNASAPASQTTR
- a CDS encoding helix-turn-helix domain-containing protein — protein: MRTIFTTGQVAKICKVAPRTVSKWFDSGRLRGYRIPGSQDRRIPREHLIRFLKEHGMPLGELEDEAMGKLLLVGVDSTMRGGLEGVLPIEDFKVELAASGFEAGIQAESLHPDCVVIDFAMGRNEALMIAQNLRKNGDYTDTVLIALLSDDDTASGFDRTIFNETFRKPFDAALLAERIRTLVSRRKTLA
- a CDS encoding exo-alpha-sialidase — protein: MSDRLFAGTRKGLFHIERGDREWSIKKVDFLGDPVTMLLDDPRDGTLYASLTLGHFGVKLHRSQDNGATWTEVAVPVYPEGAVYAASQDEETGETKTKPASLDEIWALEPGGPNQPGWLWAGTIPGGLFLSKDHGDTWELVESLWNREERMGWFGGGKDRPGIHSICVDPRDSQHVTIGISCGGVWETYDAGETWDLIGEGLRAEYMPPNLQNSLNIQDAHRLSQCLSDPDKMWIQHHNGIFRSDNGAKNWSEMENVPPSSFGFAVCVHPQDGNTAWFVPGVKDECRVPVDSQLVVTRTRDFGETFEVLREGLPQNHCYDIVFRHGLDIDSSGNRLVMGSSTGGLWVTEDGGDSWSTVSNTLPQIYCVQFARQQSES
- a CDS encoding MoaD/ThiS family protein; protein product: MPIVSFTPHLKRHLKCPPENVTGETLGEAFHQIFEHNPQLRGYVLDDQGALRQHVVVFIDDAAVRDRQRLSDPVKSDSEIFVMQALSGG